In the genome of Aedes aegypti strain LVP_AGWG chromosome 2, AaegL5.0 Primary Assembly, whole genome shotgun sequence, the window tggcgacctgtggcttgggaaaaccgttggaaaattattacaatacacggtttactcacatgaatggttaggggcctgtggagtaattgaaaactaacctctaatctcctATTACGgacgtagatcccaaggcctatactCAATGGAGtgcttggaggacctaggacatccgcacaaattattacaatacgtCGTTTAAtcacatgaatggttaaggGTCTGTGGAGTAATTGGAAAGttacctctaatctcttattacggtcgtagatcccaaggcctataatcaatggagtccttggaagacctaggacatccacacaaattattacaatacaccgtttactcacatgaatggttaggggcctgtggagcatttgaaaactaacctctaataTCTTataacggtcgtagatcccaaggcctatactcaatggagtccttggaggacctaggacatccacacaaattataacaatacaccatttactcacatgaatggttaggggcccgTGGAGAAAATGAgaagtaacctctaatctcttataacggtcgtagatcccaaggcctatattcaatggagtccttggaagacctaggacatccacacaaattattacaatacaccgtttactcacatgaatggttaggggcctgtggagtatttgaaaagtaacctctaatatAATAGTAATTAAAAAgcaacctctaatctcttataaCGGTCGTAGaacccaaggcctatattcaatggagtcgtTGGAGGACCtgggacatccgcacaaattataaaaatactcattttactactatgaatagataagggcttgtgccatatcaaaaaaaacctcaaaggatcgctaaatatgccagtacattgcaggtacATATTCCAGGAAgattttggatgaactagaacacatcttgtactcacttaattaccaaatcttggatctgacaatacaaacgcttctttaaaatataacaatcttctagggtccagtattgtgagacattcttctacatagaaatgataaattggcaaaacctcgttttacgaactgagctccctcgttttacgcaatgattcaatttacgcaccaactcaatttgcgcacccccgatctagttcgtaaattgaggttacagtgtagagcaattccaccgaacatgacgaatttttgtttaaatttaatttttgtattttttgaatcgcctgaaaatttgcatacagattctttatgaccaaaaatgccattttgcaccttcagaccgccattttgaacctccccttatttttgagaagggcgtatcggaaaatgcatagcaaatctttaaaaaactgtaactcgaaaacggtttgtccgattgatttgagatcttctataAAGCTGTAGGCATTGCTTAGGActttatggagaaaaatatgcacggtaaaaaaagtcactgattattttttatttaaaaaaaaaattaaaatcgattttctccagaaacgcagttttgattttatttatttttggatatgttttaggggacaacttatgtgatttattgcacaatgtttcaaaatggaagaattatggacaaaaaagttatgattttttaaaaaattacagattttgaaataaaatcgaaatagagtaaaacattaattttttatgtgattatttgaaagtacagaaaaattgcaactgaaaagtacttaagtaaattttttctaggttgcatcaattttgagatatactcatatttatataaaattttcaaattaaataagtaaaataggcccttttcaaacatatttcgtgtttctctaATCCAGAAATagcttattttgattgagtgaatcgtagctgaattgattattgtttgatcaaaacatttatgctaaagtattttaaaaagtatgcacggtaaaaaaataaacgaaattttcaaatgaaaatttgaattattttgaaaaaaataaataaaacgaatttatgtaaaacgatatttttggtgcgtttttttgagtacagcaaaataactatatattttttaatatgaaaaatttcaagcttactatttaatttattctgttcagcaaatcccaacaaaaccaacttctgaatattatcttccgtaagatttcgacaatgttttgaacaactttgtttgaacactttaatacatcttgaactgatataactcattgcgaaaaaatgatatttgtacagcttcacgcacaacaaaaataaatacctcTGTCAAAAGCCTCCTTAATTCACAATATAATGCTGTATCTTCTTTCGTAGCACGTCAATTTCACAGGCAAATAAACGTCACCTACAATCACTGAACAATCACTGTTGATACAACACTAATGCTTTCACGGTTTCAAACTTACCTTATATACTACATCGGTGCTTCACACCACGAAGTTTTTGTAccgcatttttttcaatgatgattgctacagtgataaaacttgacaacatagcgtattatttttgtacccatgaagtacgtttaaaaaagcatcgtttttcttttattcatttaccatgtccaaatgtatgggtacgggaaaaacgtgtttgttcaaaagtgatgaaaacccttgtggagcctgtttagtagaatgcctgtaaatatacaaaaagatgagtagtactgttccttttaattctactattgtatccttcgacagatacgcgtatttcaacctcaactgtgtAACTgtgttgtgtacttgacttgacttggtttgtgttgttgaaatcaaaataaaattttccggaatgaaGAAACAcgaaacatgtttgaaaatggcctatttcactttttttatttgaaaattttatataggtatgagtatatctcgaaattgatgcaaccaagaaatttttttcttaagtactcttccaatgcattttctgtactatcaaataaacacataaaaaaatactgttttcctttatttcgattttgttcaaaatttgtaatattttataaaattataacatttttgtccttatttcttccattatgaaacattgtgcgataaatcacataagttgtcccctaaaacatgtccaaaaataataaaaatcacagatgcattttcatagaaaatcgattttaattttttttattaaagaaaatctgtcattattttttaccgtgcatatattttttttccaaatagtcctaaaaaatacctacaacaaccgcaaaatatatccaaaaattaaaaacatcaatgttgcggtttttaagaactattagcttcaaattttcatttgaaaatatcctttatatttttaccgtgcactcttttttcaatacttaagcataaatgtttcgatcaaacgataaacgatttagctacgattcgctcaatcaaaatatttttttctggaatggagaaacacgaaatatgcttgaaaagggcctatttttctttttttatttgaaaattttatataaatatgagtatatctcgaaattgatgcaacctagaaacaATTTACTTatgtacttttcgattgcaatttttctgtactttcaaataagcacataaaaaattaatgttttactctatttcgatttttttttcaaaatctgtaattttttaaaaaatcataacttttttgtccgtagttcttccattttgaaacattatgcaataaatcacataagttgtcccctaaaacatatccaaaaataaaaaaaatcaaaactgcgtttctagagaaaatcgattttaatgttttttttttgtgaaataaaaaataatctgttacTGTTTTTTATCGTGCATATTTTTcaccatatagtcctaagcaatacctacaactttgtagaagatctcaaatcgatcggacaaaccattttcgagttacagttttttaaagatttgccatgcattttccgatacgctcttctcaaaagtaaggcgaggttcaaaatggcggtctgaaagtgcataatggcatttttggtcataaagaatctgtatgcaaattttcaggcgattcaaaaaatacaaaaataatcgggtttgcgaaacggcgtggaaccgctcagtaCCGACCCCTTTTGATGAGTATCGGTAGTACCgataaaataccggtactgacagattttttttgcaattattataaagcatacagtattggacaaagtATTGCAACTTTTTAAAATTCGTCAATAACCAAAAGTTTACTgaagcattaaaaaaaaaacaaaacatagtCTTAAAATAATAATGAGAAAATCGTTATAGTACTGATATAGTGATAAAGTACTGATATAGTGATCACATTATATCCAATTCCGAAAATTATCTGTGATTTGAAATTTGCCTAGCTCCAGGGGCACATGAAATTTGCCTAGCTCCAGAAGCacagaatatttttcacccgACCTACACCAGTAACCCACTGCCATATGAACATtcccacttttagaaactagatatgtgtacgagtatactaaaaaaaaaagaaaaatcgaattccgttaattcgctgagcggtgagagttttggttattttttctttcactcaggcctatacgggttaatcgaTTTCGTAATGAGCTTACTTGGCATTCCATGAGTTACTTATACATCGTCTTATACCGTGAAATAAACATCGTTCGACCCCTGTTAGAAATTCTGGCTACGACCCTGTATTCAGGGAATGGGTGGAGGTGCCTGGTCAGCAGCCGCACAATCGGATATATTTTACGCTGCTTAAGTATTTAGGGACAGGTTTCGCGGTCTGTCTTTTTTATTAGCTTATTATGTTATCTGCGGGCTGGTGCGGCTCCCAATGGGTACTGATCAACGGAGCAAAGCGGCTCGAAAGACGAGGAAGCAAACGGTGTGATTTGGTCACTGTAAGGTATCTATTAGGAACCTCTCGCGACGGCCGGGTGGCGGTTCGACCAGGACCAACAGATTGTGTGATTAGTGGTGAAGGTGCGCGCAAAGGTGCCCGCTGGTCACCACTTTATAGGATTGAACAAACAAGCCGTTAACATGAGCCCGATCTCGCAGTCGGGAAAGTCCGATTCCTCTGTCTATGGGGACTACTGGTCGGGGTGTCGGTAATTGGGAACGGATCGAACAAATTAGGTACCGAAAGTGGCAATGATAAATTGAGTTCGAAAGGTTTAATGGGTTACTTTCGCGATTTGGATTTGTGTTCAAAGTTACTGCCGCGGTATTATTGCACCGGCTACTGCATTCCACTTACTATGGCATGGTTTAATTGGTGACTGCTTTCACTATCTGCTAACAATCTTGATTGTAAAATGGAATCGAATTTGTAGATCAAAAGGACTGGAAGCGGATTTTAAACTATAGGTATCCTTCAGTAAATACTACAAATGTAAATATATGGAATGGCACCCAATTACATTGAAATAACTGAAAACCTGAACAGTCTTCCGTATCAGTGCGCCTGGAAATCACCATAGTGAACAGAATCCCATAAGGTCCCTGTGCTGATTGATGGACGACTCTTCTTTTACATTATCGACGTCTGGACCTATCCTTGTGCTAAAATCGgctgtgaaaaattcattcaactacttaaaatcaagatggcgtcaaaatccaagatgtccgccagattttttcattcaaaataacaCTTCTATTCTTCACCTGACTCGTATAATgtaccaacgattgaaaacttgtttctttgttgtacaaaacattatgtttgcattgattgcactcgccatatatatcaaaatcgtagaacatgatttagaaaatttttcatttcatagggttaataccattgctcacccagtttttgtagcctatcctacgcaatttttcctcagctttctgacggtgatctcagaattcaaaacgagtgGTGCGCTAATGGTAAAAAAGCGATTttcctaacaaaattcaaaatggcggccaaattttAAACGGCCGCCAATTtcttttaacttcaaatgaaagctatatcctttctctatacgaagccactaagtttgctatgtattccaagggaaatatgagacatatcacgtgaagaaatacccaagatttatcgaaaaatggactttttcgcaaactggttagctagctggcgtacaaggggtccatcaatttgaaaaaaaaaaccgaaaggaccactgTTAAGTTTTTTAGCATATATTAGCGATGAGTGACATAAAgtgaattctaacgatgggtgccgatgacGGTCTGGTTTCAGTGAAAACTGCTCATAAACGGAGTATTATTATGATTTGTACGAATGTTCTTAGTTTTCAGAGGCTTTTGGATTTTTCGGAGAACGAAAATTATTGCAACAAGTGTTCCTGCTCCAATCAATTCAACACACTCCATTCTGAGTAAAAACTagcaatttatttcaaattcacACGTTGAACAGATTTTCATCTAAAGTGCACACCGAAGTGATTGGAAATGTTGCGCTGCTGCAATCAATAAAAGGCAGTGTTTTTCGGGCAGGCAGGCAGTCAATACCGACTTAGTGGTGAGCTATTGAGTGCACTTTAAAACGGCGAATGAGTGCAGAAGTGTCAGTTAGGGGTACTTTGCATGCAAAAAATCAGCACGTATGAACCTGTTTCACATTTGGACATGCAATCACGAAAAGGTGCGAAAAGGCGGAGAGCGCTAAAAAGAAGTTGGTGAAATTGGAGCACGCGATTCGATACAATGACCCGGCGATAATCGATCGATCAGGTGCCCAATTGATTTACGATTTGGGAATTTCGTCCTCCAGTCTGGACAAATGAATGTTCCGATCGGTTTGTGTGGGTTTTCCGCCGAATTCTCCGGTGTTGAGCCGAGCACGAAGATCCAGGGACCGGATATCGGTCATCAATGCATGCTGTTTGTTTTCCAAATCTTGATCGATCTTTTTGGCTAACTCGTGCAGGCTGTTGTACATCGTCTTGGCAGCGTTGATCTTCTCACGGAGAACTTTGATGGTGTCACGTAGCTTGTGGACCTCATCAGAAAGGCCGTGATAAGACTCATCGATGCAGAGCTCCATTCCCGAACGTTGTGCGCGGTTTTCCAAACGAGTCTCGACCACTTTCAACGCTTCAATTTTATCGTTGTAGGCTCTTTCCAATGTTTCAATCTCCGAAGAACATTTGTCCATTTCTTCTTTCATCTAAAATAGCACCAGTAGTGATTAAAATAAGTGTTGAAGTATTGATTCAATTCTACAGTACCTTTCCCTGCTGATATTCCAACTCATTCCTGGCACGTTGAGTTTCAAAAATACGTTTCCGCAAAGTATGGGCAGTGCGATCCTGCtggcttttcaaaatattccttGCTTTCTCACGTGTAGCAAACAGTGACTCTCTGACAGCGGCAGAATCGGATAAAGTTTTCTCAGTAAGTGAAACTAATTCTTCGCAGTACTCCAACCAATTGTTATAAGTACAAGAGCTAAAAAAACGAGAAAAGTATTGCACTGTAACGCCGATACCTGCACACTTACTTTTTTGGAACCCTCGTTGAATCTGTCTTGAACGTCACATTGGCGCAATGCTTATCAACTTCCAATTGGTGCTGATCGATATCCTGCGCTTCGTCCTTATCAGTCAAATCCAGCTCCAGCTTAAATTTAATTTCCTGAAGTCGATTCAGCTGTTCCCAAGCTCCCTGATTCTGATCTCTCAACAAACGCTGGTTATTCTCAACGATGCACAGTTCATTCTTCAGCTCAGTATCGCCCTCATCGTAGGTCAGTTCCGATCCCAACCTACAATCCCTCATGTTGATACTATCCGTCACAACCGTCAGCGGCATCAGCAACGCATCCAGATCCCGCTCCGTGCAGGCTTTTTCCTCCTTCAGCGACCCAATCTCAACGTCTACCCGTTTCAGCAAAATCCGCATCGATTCCCGCCATCGATCCAGCTCCGCCACCCGATCCGAAAGCTTATCGTTGTTATGGTACGTATCCCAGTAGGTCTGGATTCTGGTTTCGTTTCGCAAATTTCGCGCCAAATGACGAAGATCGAACGCATCGGACCGTTTTCCGTAGGCCGCATTTTTCAGCTGGTTCAACCGGGAGTGCCAATCCGGAAGGCTCAAATGTTGGAGAGGTTTTTCGAACGTGGCCACAGCGCGATTCGACATGGTGGTTCGTGTTTAGTGCGGAGCGGGTGGAATGATACTAACAAAGCTCACCAGTAGGAAACCAACATTTAAAAGGGTGCAGGTAGTGTTTGATTGATGTCAGGTTGGAAACGCTACGCGGTTACCAGGACAAACGAGGTTCCTCCTGGATACGGATTGCTTTGCAGTAGATAAACAACTAAACCCATTAAAGCCCAAGGTAAAGTAATTGATCCATTTGTTGTAGGTGTTCCTTTAGCTGCGGTAGTGCCATttacactgattttattgaattaGCTGCAGATTAGACACcaccaatcgacgtattggtttATTGATACATGAAATAACCAAAAACATCGTTCGATTcgcttcaaaattgataaaataccATCAAAACTGcataaacttttcttacttgtaccaatagatgaggtaaagtgttcctataatggaggatcccataagaaaacaacgtgtaccgcaactaaaggaacacaaattataattttacctccactaaaggaacagtgtattatttttcactgacatcccGATGGTTACTGTGATGAAATCAGTTTTCTCATTAAgtaaatggtcgttacttcccattTCAACaatattaacatgtacattaattgcccTTCCTGAATTTGTACATTTATCGCGCTACTTGAATTTTTAGGGGTTGAATAAAGTTGATTCGTGCTCAGtgcctccactattggaacatttGTCCTAAATATAATATAGTTATAGTATATATGGTATAGTTGGTCACAAGCTGGAAGTGACtaatcgataaggttttcagctcTTACAGATATTTGGtgttccagatttgtgctcttgaaaatttgatgtttggcttcgatttatcttcgccttaaatagtctagtatgatcatattttcaagtgataaatgagttttaatcagtgaatcaaattatcatcaaaatagacgaaaaacaaacaacaaagcaagctcgctcacaaccgttcgtcacaactgttgcggaaaaggacacaatcaaaagcaaaattgtcatgacaatcacagagcgcaacattgttgcaaccttttcaactcgcgattaatcagttattttaaacacaaaaccaaatttgatttgtggatgctgtttgataatgtgtcaatgtttaccaacacggagaaagttctcgtaaattgcaatgcgaagcccagaaaatcgctgcgcacgtggtgatcgatctttatcatattctgttcaagtgatgataaattcatgttgcggaataaaattgttgcaacaagaataggaggtgacaatgtctttgtttctgcgtgttgggtgacaattgattcactggttttaatcacaaaatagattatatttattttattgggAGTAGCTAAAAGAAATAGAATGGAATTATACAGAATTTTCTTTTTAATCAAATataattgatctcgcaccaaactgcttttgagaaaatcaactccgtctaataatccgatgggttttttatggttggaaagatatcacaataatattttatttcttatttggccaaagccaatcttaacaggtatCTGGAATCAATATTatgcttaagaaaaaaaatcgtg includes:
- the LOC5567954 gene encoding tektin-B1, coding for MSNRAVATFEKPLQHLSLPDWHSRLNQLKNAAYGKRSDAFDLRHLARNLRNETRIQTYWDTYHNNDKLSDRVAELDRWRESMRILLKRVDVEIGSLKEEKACTERDLDALLMPLTVVTDSINMRDCRLGSELTYDEGDTELKNELCIVENNQRLLRDQNQGAWEQLNRLQEIKFKLELDLTDKDEAQDIDQHQLEVDKHCANVTFKTDSTRVPKNSCTYNNWLEYCEELVSLTEKTLSDSAAVRESLFATREKARNILKSQQDRTAHTLRKRIFETQRARNELEYQQGKMKEEMDKCSSEIETLERAYNDKIEALKVVETRLENRAQRSGMELCIDESYHGLSDEVHKLRDTIKVLREKINAAKTMYNSLHELAKKIDQDLENKQHALMTDIRSLDLRARLNTGEFGGKPTQTDRNIHLSRLEDEIPKS